From Paenibacillus sp. GP183, one genomic window encodes:
- the der gene encoding ribosome biogenesis GTPase Der gives MARPIIAIVGRPNVGKSTIFNRIVGDRLAIVEDKPGVTRDRLYGIGEWLNQEFSVIDTGGIEIDGEDALLKSVRVQAELAIDESDVIIFMVDAKAGVTSSDEEVAQLLFRSKKPVILAVNKVDNLQRQDDIYEFYSLGFGDPIGISGAHGIGIGDLLAAAAALFPEKKEDEYGEEVIRFALIGRPNVGKSSLTNAILGEERVIVSDIAGTTRDAIDTPFERDGQKFVIIDTAGMRKRGRVYENTEKYSVMRAMKAIERADVVLVVIDGEEGIIEQDKHVAGYAHEAGKAAIFVVNKWDIVDKDDKTMQQFTQKIRDHFLFMSYAPVVFVSAKTKQRLQKLLPVVIQVAEQHSLRIQTHMLNDVVSDAVAYNAPPTDKGRRLRINYATQVAVKPPSIVLFVNDPELMHFSYERYLENKIRAAFGFEGTPIRLFTRRKSSDNE, from the coding sequence TTGGCCAGACCTATTATTGCAATTGTCGGCCGTCCGAATGTCGGTAAATCGACTATATTCAATCGAATCGTTGGCGATCGGCTGGCGATTGTGGAAGATAAACCAGGAGTGACCCGTGATCGGCTCTATGGTATTGGCGAATGGCTGAACCAGGAGTTCAGTGTGATCGATACCGGTGGCATTGAAATCGATGGCGAAGATGCGCTGCTCAAATCGGTGAGAGTCCAAGCTGAGCTGGCTATTGATGAATCGGACGTTATTATTTTTATGGTGGATGCCAAGGCCGGTGTGACCTCATCGGATGAGGAAGTGGCGCAGCTGCTTTTTCGCTCCAAGAAGCCCGTCATCCTTGCTGTAAACAAGGTGGATAATTTGCAGCGTCAGGATGACATTTATGAGTTTTACAGCCTGGGCTTTGGCGATCCCATCGGTATTTCCGGTGCCCACGGCATCGGGATCGGAGATCTGCTCGCTGCAGCGGCGGCTCTTTTTCCTGAGAAAAAAGAAGATGAGTATGGGGAAGAAGTCATTCGATTCGCATTGATCGGCCGACCGAATGTCGGAAAATCCTCTTTAACGAATGCCATTCTGGGTGAAGAGCGCGTGATCGTCAGCGATATTGCCGGTACGACTCGCGATGCTATTGATACCCCTTTTGAACGGGATGGACAAAAGTTTGTCATCATCGATACAGCCGGGATGCGCAAGCGGGGCCGGGTTTATGAAAACACGGAAAAATACAGCGTTATGCGTGCGATGAAAGCCATCGAAAGAGCGGATGTTGTGCTCGTGGTGATTGATGGTGAAGAAGGGATTATCGAGCAGGATAAGCACGTTGCCGGGTATGCACATGAAGCCGGCAAGGCGGCCATATTTGTTGTGAACAAATGGGATATTGTAGATAAAGATGACAAAACCATGCAGCAGTTTACCCAGAAAATCCGCGATCACTTCCTCTTTATGTCCTATGCGCCTGTCGTATTTGTATCGGCCAAAACCAAGCAGAGACTGCAAAAGCTGTTACCGGTCGTGATCCAGGTTGCAGAACAGCATTCCTTGCGGATCCAGACGCACATGCTCAACGACGTCGTTTCGGACGCTGTCGCTTACAACGCTCCTCCTACGGATAAAGGCAGAAGGCTTCGCATCAATTATGCTACACAAGTGGCCGTTAAACCGCCGAGCATTGTGCTGTTTGTCAACGAT
- a CDS encoding YIEGIA family protein — MSNWVHTHGYTIGIIVGVIFGIVSRVSMLQTDYRQYPTYPHGKIIHISLGIIAAALGAVAVPALLEKNYTAVTFLTLAAQQFRDVRNMERLSLSQIDNLELVPRGAAYIEGIAMVFEGRNYLVIFTAFIGTLFSIVFAWYWGVMAGLVSVGLAYFFKTGQKLADIAEVAHSDVRLDGPDLYVGDTYIMNVGLDEDRKLIKEHGVGFMIKPKNQNNRVTLANLGQRQAILHDMTILLGVYRDSGEPSLIPMAKLQLNTGDLAVFLLPLEKDMNKSLAALRRVPVLESAVRMPSKAGINQK; from the coding sequence ATGAGTAATTGGGTGCATACTCACGGGTATACCATCGGGATCATCGTCGGGGTTATTTTTGGTATTGTTTCCAGAGTGAGTATGCTGCAGACAGATTACAGGCAGTATCCTACCTATCCCCATGGCAAAATCATTCATATCTCTCTCGGTATCATTGCCGCGGCATTAGGAGCTGTGGCGGTGCCGGCCTTGCTTGAGAAAAACTATACGGCCGTAACCTTCTTGACGCTGGCCGCCCAGCAGTTCCGTGATGTCCGCAATATGGAAAGGCTCAGCCTCTCTCAGATCGATAATTTGGAGCTGGTCCCGAGAGGCGCCGCCTACATAGAGGGCATCGCCATGGTGTTTGAAGGCCGAAACTATTTAGTGATATTTACGGCATTTATCGGGACTTTGTTCAGTATCGTGTTTGCTTGGTACTGGGGTGTAATGGCCGGACTTGTTTCTGTCGGCTTGGCCTATTTTTTTAAGACAGGCCAGAAATTAGCGGATATTGCTGAGGTCGCGCATAGTGATGTTCGATTGGACGGTCCCGATCTGTATGTGGGGGATACGTATATTATGAATGTCGGTCTTGATGAAGACCGCAAGCTGATTAAGGAGCATGGAGTCGGCTTTATGATAAAGCCCAAAAATCAAAATAACCGCGTAACGCTTGCTAATTTGGGACAAAGACAAGCGATTTTACATGATATGACCATTCTCCTCGGGGTTTATCGGGATTCGGGCGAGCCTTCCCTGATTCCGATGGCCAAGCTGCAGCTGAATACCGGTGACTTGGCTGTATTTTTACTGCCGCTTGAAAAAGATATGAATAAATCGTTAGCTGCTCTGCGGCGAGTGCCTGTATTGGAAAGCGCGGTTCGGATGCCCTCCAAAGCCGGCATTAATCAAAAATGA
- the fni gene encoding type 2 isopentenyl-diphosphate Delta-isomerase has translation MRISRKMEHVLHALELGQSGQQGLSDIKFVHNCLPETSTNAIALTTRIGDLILSSPIFINAMTGGAAETESINRELAIVAREKGLAMAVGSQMSAIKNPEVASSYQIVRRENPRGIVVANLGSEADVEQALRAVDMIEASALQIHLNVMQELIMPEGDRSFIGMLKRIEAIVQAVHVPVIIKEVGFGIMRENAQQLASIGVRILDVGGAGGTNFAAIENARRSAPIDWLNDWGCPTSTALLEALSVYPRGQVLASGGITNALQACKALTLGASAIGMAGAFLRVLRLEGTESLMTFIDELHEGLTLIMTALGAPSVPDLWNRPVVITGETAEWCRARGIDIHPYANRGSWSN, from the coding sequence ATGCGCATTTCACGCAAAATGGAGCATGTCCTTCATGCGCTGGAGCTTGGCCAATCCGGTCAGCAGGGGCTGTCCGATATCAAGTTTGTGCATAACTGTCTTCCTGAAACGTCCACAAATGCTATTGCATTAACTACACGAATCGGCGATCTCATTTTGAGTTCGCCGATTTTTATTAATGCAATGACCGGTGGAGCAGCGGAGACGGAATCCATCAATCGAGAGCTCGCCATCGTGGCCAGGGAAAAAGGACTTGCTATGGCGGTCGGCTCTCAGATGTCGGCGATTAAGAATCCAGAGGTAGCGTCCAGCTACCAGATCGTCCGCCGTGAGAATCCGCGCGGCATCGTGGTGGCCAATCTGGGCAGCGAAGCCGATGTCGAACAGGCGCTCCGCGCCGTTGACATGATTGAAGCCAGTGCGCTGCAGATTCATTTGAATGTCATGCAGGAGCTGATCATGCCTGAGGGCGACCGCAGCTTTATCGGGATGCTTAAGAGAATCGAAGCGATTGTACAGGCAGTACACGTTCCGGTCATCATCAAGGAAGTCGGCTTCGGCATTATGAGGGAAAATGCGCAGCAGCTCGCCAGTATCGGGGTGCGCATCCTCGATGTAGGCGGTGCCGGAGGAACCAATTTCGCGGCCATCGAGAATGCGCGCCGATCGGCGCCCATCGATTGGCTGAACGACTGGGGATGCCCGACCAGCACGGCACTGCTTGAAGCGCTGAGCGTGTATCCGCGTGGCCAGGTTTTAGCATCCGGCGGCATCACAAATGCGCTGCAAGCATGCAAGGCATTGACGCTTGGCGCTTCAGCAATAGGGATGGCTGGCGCATTTCTGAGGGTTCTGCGGCTGGAGGGAACAGAGTCGCTCATGACCTTTATAGATGAACTGCATGAAGGATTGACTCTGATCATGACCGCTTTGGGCGCTCCCAGTGTTCCTGATTTATGGAACCGTCCGGTTGTAATCACAGGAGAGACAGCGGAATGGTGCAGAGCTCGCGGAATCGATATTCATCCTTATGCAAATAGAGGCAGCTGGAGTAATTAA
- the rpsA gene encoding 30S ribosomal protein S1 translates to MSEDVKDASVDNQEEVKAAEETEVKAQDTEAKAAEETKSSEAVEAPKTEAKKSKKAEATEQETSDSQAEAKEALSNVAVLKKGETVKGKIAKIAEDQAFVDIGYKYDGIIPVKELSRDGQTVEVGQEVELKVASINDKKEQLTLSRGVVDNSKAWETLQGQLDSKEIIEAVVSEVVKGGLVVQVGVRGFVPASMVERHFVEDFSDYKGRTLRLRVKEIDQEKNKVILSQKDVLDEEYEAGKKKIMENIKVGQVLDGTVQRLTQFGAFVDIGGIDGLVHISEMAWHHVEQPSEVVKEGDQVKVQVLKVDPANDKISLSIKATQEGPWSMVDRDFTAGSIVTGTVKRLAAFGAFIEIAPGVEGLVHISQIAHRHIGTPHEVLKEGQEVQVKILEVNTVEKRVSLSIKETEEAPEAPAKPERERQPRRDGGSSANHQKEIAGNENVSLNNQGLSFTLAERFGDKLNKFKK, encoded by the coding sequence ATGTCAGAAGATGTAAAAGATGCAAGCGTGGATAACCAGGAAGAGGTAAAAGCCGCAGAAGAAACTGAAGTAAAAGCCCAAGATACTGAGGCCAAAGCCGCTGAAGAAACCAAGTCATCCGAAGCGGTAGAAGCGCCTAAAACGGAAGCGAAAAAGTCCAAGAAAGCAGAAGCCACCGAGCAGGAAACATCCGATTCTCAGGCTGAAGCTAAAGAGGCCCTTTCGAATGTAGCCGTTTTGAAAAAGGGTGAAACCGTCAAAGGTAAAATTGCTAAGATTGCCGAGGATCAAGCGTTTGTTGATATCGGCTATAAATATGATGGCATCATTCCGGTAAAAGAGCTTAGCAGAGATGGACAAACTGTGGAAGTTGGCCAAGAGGTTGAATTGAAAGTAGCCAGCATCAACGACAAGAAGGAACAGCTTACTTTATCCAGAGGTGTGGTTGACAATTCCAAAGCTTGGGAAACCCTGCAAGGGCAATTGGACAGCAAAGAAATTATTGAAGCTGTAGTTTCGGAAGTTGTAAAAGGCGGACTTGTGGTTCAAGTTGGCGTACGTGGATTTGTTCCGGCTTCGATGGTAGAGCGGCATTTTGTGGAAGATTTCAGCGATTACAAAGGCCGTACCCTTCGCCTGCGTGTTAAAGAAATCGATCAAGAGAAGAACAAGGTCATCCTATCCCAGAAAGATGTTCTGGATGAAGAATACGAAGCCGGCAAAAAGAAAATTATGGAGAACATCAAGGTGGGTCAAGTGCTGGATGGAACTGTACAGCGCCTGACACAATTCGGGGCGTTCGTGGATATTGGCGGCATCGATGGTCTGGTTCACATTTCCGAAATGGCCTGGCATCATGTGGAACAGCCCTCCGAGGTTGTCAAAGAAGGCGATCAGGTTAAAGTTCAGGTCCTTAAAGTAGACCCCGCCAACGACAAGATCAGCCTGAGCATAAAAGCTACTCAGGAAGGTCCATGGAGCATGGTGGATCGTGATTTTACAGCGGGATCGATTGTGACAGGTACCGTTAAGCGTCTTGCTGCTTTTGGCGCTTTCATCGAGATTGCTCCAGGTGTAGAAGGACTTGTGCATATTTCGCAGATCGCTCACCGCCACATTGGAACTCCGCATGAAGTATTAAAAGAAGGCCAGGAAGTTCAAGTGAAAATTCTTGAAGTGAATACAGTTGAAAAAAGAGTAAGCCTGAGCATCAAAGAAACAGAAGAAGCTCCGGAAGCTCCAGCCAAGCCGGAGAGAGAAAGACAGCCAAGAAGAGACGGAGGTTCCAGCGCGAACCATCAGAAGGAAATCGCAGGCAACGAGAATGTGTCTTTGAACAATCAAGGCCTCTCCTTTACGCTGGCTGAACGCTTTGGCGATAAATTAAACAAATTCAAAAAATAG
- a CDS encoding lysophospholipid acyltransferase family protein — translation MLYRLGRFLFRIYFYSLLRLRVVGTDNVPANGPVVLCGNHTSLLDPPLLGTPLKRMVHFMAKAELFDVPILGTVISKVGAFPVKRGGVSRESIRLAISLLKEGKMMGVFPEGSRSNSGGIGQKGAASLALKSGAAVVPVAIIGNYTLFRPMKIVYGTPVDLSEFAGGSSEDLEQATDKIMMIIRRMLAEHSS, via the coding sequence ATGCTGTATCGATTAGGCAGGTTTTTATTTCGCATCTACTTTTATTCATTGTTACGCCTGCGTGTCGTCGGCACAGACAATGTTCCCGCCAATGGGCCTGTCGTTTTATGCGGGAATCATACGAGCTTGTTGGACCCGCCGCTGCTTGGAACTCCACTTAAGCGCATGGTTCATTTTATGGCCAAGGCTGAGCTATTCGATGTTCCGATTCTTGGAACAGTAATCTCGAAGGTCGGCGCATTCCCGGTCAAACGCGGCGGCGTGAGCAGGGAGTCCATCCGGCTTGCGATTTCGCTACTTAAAGAAGGTAAAATGATGGGGGTTTTCCCCGAAGGAAGCCGCAGCAACAGCGGAGGAATAGGCCAGAAAGGCGCGGCCAGCCTGGCGTTGAAATCAGGCGCTGCAGTAGTTCCTGTAGCAATCATCGGCAATTATACTTTATTTCGTCCCATGAAGATTGTGTATGGAACGCCAGTAGATTTAAGTGAATTTGCTGGAGGAAGCTCGGAGGATTTGGAACAAGCTACGGATAAGATTATGATGATCATACGCCGTATGCTCGCCGAGCATAGCAGCTAA
- the cmk gene encoding (d)CMP kinase, translating into MQKFNIAIDGPAGAGKSTVARMVAGALGFIYVDTGGMYRAVTWKVLQEGLNPEQTADVIAVARRLEIELQPRPDGQQVWVDGVDVTKWIRSAEVNGYVSKIASIGEVRQILVTKQKRLATAKGVVMDGRDIGTQVLPDAELKIFLTASVHKRAERRFKEMQDGGDRDATLQQLEQDIARRDQMDQEREISPLVRADDALLIDSTTMSIPEVVDAILGLCRDKAGGGK; encoded by the coding sequence TTGCAAAAATTCAACATTGCCATTGATGGTCCCGCTGGAGCCGGGAAAAGCACGGTTGCCCGAATGGTGGCCGGTGCACTTGGATTCATCTACGTGGATACCGGAGGCATGTATAGGGCTGTAACCTGGAAAGTATTACAAGAAGGTTTGAATCCTGAGCAAACGGCAGATGTCATTGCTGTGGCCAGACGTCTGGAAATTGAGCTTCAGCCTCGTCCGGATGGGCAGCAGGTTTGGGTAGACGGAGTCGATGTAACGAAATGGATCCGATCTGCTGAAGTTAACGGATATGTTTCAAAGATAGCCAGCATCGGTGAAGTTCGACAGATTCTCGTAACCAAACAAAAACGATTGGCCACTGCCAAAGGCGTAGTCATGGACGGGCGTGATATTGGCACCCAAGTCCTGCCGGATGCCGAGCTTAAAATTTTCCTAACAGCCAGCGTCCATAAAAGAGCGGAGCGCCGTTTCAAGGAAATGCAGGACGGCGGCGACAGGGATGCGACGCTTCAACAATTAGAGCAGGATATTGCGCGTCGTGACCAAATGGATCAGGAAAGAGAAATCTCTCCGCTTGTCCGTGCGGATGATGCGCTTCTCATCGACAGCACGACCATGAGCATCCCTGAAGTCGTGGATGCGATTCTCGGGCTTTGCAGAGACAAAGCCGGAGGAGGGAAGTAA
- a CDS encoding flagellar brake domain-containing protein has product MLPKVNQILHLQVNSIDEEEAKIEYKSRIADVTDEGIVMEVPLNERSGRLKRLYLGDEISAYFVSQGGVKNYFNTSVVGFKEDVIRLVVIKKPEPEAITQVQRRSFLRVPAELEIAVKFSNQPQFVAITDDVGGGGISFICDGYIPLSVNYTISCWVLVPYKAGTIEHVPLKGEIVRVKVLESGKQLAMVRFVDITDRDRQKLIRFCFERQMDFRKK; this is encoded by the coding sequence TTGCTTCCTAAGGTAAACCAAATTTTACATTTACAAGTGAATTCAATTGATGAAGAAGAAGCGAAGATTGAATATAAATCCAGAATCGCGGATGTGACGGATGAAGGAATCGTCATGGAAGTCCCGCTTAATGAAAGATCGGGACGGCTCAAGAGGCTTTATTTGGGCGATGAGATCAGTGCCTATTTTGTTTCTCAAGGCGGCGTTAAAAACTATTTCAATACATCGGTTGTTGGCTTTAAAGAAGATGTCATTCGACTCGTGGTCATCAAGAAGCCGGAGCCGGAGGCCATCACGCAAGTGCAGCGGCGCAGTTTTCTGCGGGTTCCCGCCGAGCTGGAGATTGCTGTGAAATTCTCCAACCAGCCGCAGTTCGTTGCCATAACCGACGATGTCGGCGGCGGCGGAATCTCCTTTATCTGTGATGGATACATACCGCTTAGCGTCAATTATACCATCTCCTGTTGGGTGCTGGTGCCTTATAAAGCTGGCACCATTGAGCATGTGCCCTTAAAAGGTGAGATTGTCCGCGTCAAGGTGCTGGAATCCGGCAAGCAGCTGGCCATGGTGCGCTTTGTTGATATTACGGATAGAGATCGCCAGAAGCTGATTCGTTTTTGCTTTGAACGGCAAATGGATTTTCGCAAAAAATAG